Proteins found in one Mucilaginibacter gracilis genomic segment:
- the mraY gene encoding phospho-N-acetylmuramoyl-pentapeptide-transferase — translation MLYYLFNYLDHNFSIPGIGVFQYITFRMAMAVITSLIITTVYGRRLIDYLRYKQVGETVRNLGLEGQMQKQGTPTMGGIIILLGILVPTLLFAKLENVYIILMLVSTVWLGAIGFLDDYIKVFKKNKEGLAGKFKIVGQVGLALIVGWTMYFNSNIIIRQEVKLPVKYDVPVEFHMRNNKAVYTQNIKSTKSTMPFWKNNEFDYSKGLKIFGPNYDHYTFLVFMLVMIIIIVFISNGANITDGIDGLATGTSAIIGVTLAILAYVSGNTVIADYLNIMYIPNSGELVIFAGAFVGACVGFLWYNSYPAQVFMGDTGSLAIGGIIAVFAIMIRKELMLPLLCGVFIIENFSVMIQVGWFKFTKKRTGEGRRVFLMAPLHHHFQKKGFHEAKIVTRFWIIGIALAVITVLTLKLR, via the coding sequence ATGCTTTACTATTTGTTTAATTATTTAGATCACAACTTTAGCATTCCCGGCATCGGTGTGTTCCAGTATATCACCTTCCGTATGGCTATGGCGGTTATCACTTCGTTGATAATTACTACGGTATATGGCCGCAGGTTAATTGATTACTTGCGCTATAAGCAAGTTGGCGAAACTGTGCGTAACCTGGGCCTGGAAGGGCAAATGCAAAAACAAGGTACACCAACTATGGGTGGTATAATCATTCTGTTAGGCATATTGGTGCCAACGCTGCTATTTGCCAAGCTCGAAAATGTGTATATCATATTGATGCTCGTTAGCACCGTGTGGTTGGGCGCCATTGGTTTCCTTGACGATTATATTAAGGTATTCAAAAAAAATAAAGAAGGCCTTGCTGGTAAATTTAAAATAGTTGGCCAGGTAGGTTTAGCACTAATTGTTGGGTGGACAATGTATTTCAATTCCAACATCATCATTCGCCAGGAAGTAAAGCTTCCTGTAAAATATGATGTGCCGGTTGAATTCCACATGCGTAATAACAAAGCTGTTTATACCCAAAATATTAAGTCCACAAAATCAACCATGCCATTTTGGAAAAACAATGAGTTTGATTACAGTAAAGGGCTTAAAATATTTGGACCTAATTACGACCATTATACATTCCTGGTATTTATGCTGGTGATGATAATCATCATTGTGTTCATCTCCAACGGTGCCAACATAACCGATGGTATTGATGGGTTAGCAACGGGCACTTCGGCAATTATTGGGGTAACCCTGGCTATACTGGCCTATGTATCCGGGAATACCGTTATTGCCGATTACCTCAATATCATGTACATCCCTAATTCGGGCGAGCTGGTAATTTTTGCAGGTGCCTTTGTAGGTGCGTGTGTGGGTTTCCTTTGGTACAACTCATATCCGGCGCAGGTTTTTATGGGCGATACGGGTAGTTTGGCAATAGGTGGTATTATAGCTGTTTTTGCTATCATGATCCGTAAGGAGCTGATGTTGCCTTTATTATGTGGAGTGTTCATTATTGAAAATTTTTCGGTAATGATACAGGTTGGCTGGTTCAAGTTCACCAAAAAACGAACTGGTGAAGGTCGCAGGGTATTCCTGATGGCGCCTCTGCACCACCACTTCCAGAAAAAGGGTTTCCACGAAGCGAAAATTGTAACCCGCTTCTGGATCATTGGTATTGCACTGGCGGTAATAACCGTTTTAACATTGAAATTGAGATAA
- a CDS encoding UDP-N-acetylmuramoyl-L-alanyl-D-glutamate--2,6-diaminopimelate ligase, with the protein MKYLSEILNGVPATELQGADDMQITGIVFDSRKVVPGSLFVAVRGTVVDGHDYIEQAVKDGAAAIICEDLPGHTAGEVAYIMVANSAVALGQMAANFYAHPSTKLKLVGVTGTNGKTTVATLLYQLFRDMGYKCGLLSTVENQINGNVIPATHTTPNQVELNSLLNDMVNQGCDYCFMEVSSHAVAQHRIEGLVFAGAIFTNLTHDHLDYHKTFDNYLKAKKAFFDTLPKSAFALTNIDDKNGNVMLQNTKATKKSYALRSLADFKAKILENQFGGLLLQIDGEEVWFKMVGSFNAYNLLAVYGAAVLLGQDKTKVLTSLSKLHGAEGRFDYTISPNKVIGIVDYAHTPDAVQNVLSTIHDIRKGTSKVITIIGCGGDRDKTKRPIMAKVACQWSDKVILTSDNPRSEDPEQIIKDMEAGLSADDKKKTISITNRHEAIKTACHLASAGDIVLVAGKGHEKYQEIKGVRSHFDDKEELLNNFNQLAQ; encoded by the coding sequence ATGAAGTACTTGAGCGAAATATTAAATGGTGTACCGGCAACCGAGTTGCAGGGTGCCGATGATATGCAAATTACAGGCATTGTGTTTGATTCGCGCAAGGTTGTACCCGGTTCGTTGTTTGTAGCCGTGCGCGGTACCGTGGTTGATGGGCACGATTATATTGAGCAAGCCGTTAAAGACGGCGCAGCAGCCATAATTTGCGAAGACCTGCCCGGCCATACCGCTGGCGAAGTAGCTTATATTATGGTTGCTAATTCGGCAGTGGCACTTGGGCAAATGGCTGCAAACTTTTATGCGCACCCTTCAACCAAGTTAAAGCTTGTAGGGGTAACCGGTACCAACGGTAAAACAACTGTGGCAACGCTTTTATACCAGCTTTTTCGCGATATGGGTTATAAATGCGGTTTGCTTTCTACGGTTGAAAACCAAATCAACGGTAACGTTATCCCGGCCACGCATACCACGCCCAACCAGGTTGAGCTAAACAGTTTGCTTAACGATATGGTTAACCAGGGTTGCGATTATTGCTTTATGGAAGTTAGTTCGCACGCCGTAGCACAGCACCGTATTGAGGGTTTGGTTTTCGCGGGTGCAATATTTACTAACCTCACCCACGATCATCTCGACTACCATAAAACGTTTGATAATTACCTTAAAGCAAAAAAAGCTTTTTTTGATACCCTGCCAAAAAGCGCATTTGCCTTAACCAATATTGACGATAAAAATGGCAACGTGATGCTGCAAAACACCAAAGCCACTAAAAAAAGCTACGCCCTGAGAAGCCTTGCCGATTTTAAAGCCAAAATATTGGAAAACCAGTTTGGGGGTTTGCTTTTGCAGATTGACGGTGAAGAAGTTTGGTTTAAAATGGTGGGTAGCTTTAATGCCTACAACCTGCTTGCTGTATACGGAGCCGCCGTTTTATTGGGGCAGGATAAAACAAAGGTGCTTACTTCGTTAAGTAAGCTGCATGGAGCCGAAGGCAGGTTTGATTACACCATATCGCCAAATAAAGTAATTGGTATTGTTGATTATGCCCACACGCCCGATGCTGTGCAAAATGTTTTGAGCACCATTCACGATATACGCAAAGGTACCAGTAAAGTGATAACCATAATAGGCTGCGGCGGCGACAGGGATAAAACCAAACGCCCAATTATGGCTAAGGTAGCCTGCCAGTGGAGCGATAAAGTTATCCTCACGTCAGACAATCCGCGGAGCGAAGATCCCGAGCAAATTATTAAAGATATGGAAGCCGGGCTTAGTGCCGATGATAAAAAGAAAACCATTAGCATCACTAACCGCCACGAAGCCATTAAAACGGCGTGCCATTTAGCATCCGCGGGCGATATTGTTTTGGTAGCCGGAAAAGGTCACGAAAAGTATCAGGAAATAAAAGGGGTACGTAGCCACTTTGATGATAAGGAAGAATTGTTGAACAACTTTAACCAATTAGCACAATAG